The Bradyrhizobium ottawaense genome window below encodes:
- a CDS encoding AMP-binding protein has product MNQPAVSPTLDTLFQRTLIRQPHAPALLDPLNKARVTGHQPRRMTYAEADTAIEALSAYFVESGLPANSVIAIQLPATVEFVLTVLAAHRAGLVVAVLPLLWRHAELTAALNRTAARAIVTMSTVDGVSYADLAMHAAAEAFSIRHVCGFGTDLPEGMASLDEVLARPPGTTRAVIQDGRKAAMISFDVTAEGFRPVPRPHFSLIAGGLAMSLEADIRPGATVMAAFTPMSFAGLASSLAVWLLSGGALALHHPFENEVLEQQINEHECEVLIAPAQLALRLGDADLAARMPTLRNVIGLWRAPEQVAASDAWIAPHAPLTDVYLFGEAGLFGARRGEDGMPVAVMPGPHGAPREQSGSSIAGEILLTPKGTLGLRGAMVPIAAYAPPQPVGDTLIAQPPRDYVDTGYAARLDRPSGAICITAPPSGIMAVGGYRFLSNDLQEWARRLGQGALLTALPDRLSGHRLAGRAQDNTRAREALSELGLNPLMVEAFRDRSGPG; this is encoded by the coding sequence GTGAACCAGCCAGCCGTATCGCCGACGCTCGACACGTTGTTTCAGCGCACGCTGATCCGGCAGCCGCACGCGCCCGCCCTGCTTGATCCCCTCAACAAGGCCCGCGTGACCGGGCACCAGCCGCGGCGGATGACCTATGCCGAAGCCGACACGGCCATCGAGGCGCTGTCGGCTTATTTCGTCGAATCAGGCCTGCCGGCCAATTCCGTCATCGCGATCCAATTGCCTGCCACGGTCGAGTTCGTGCTCACCGTGCTCGCCGCCCATCGCGCCGGCCTCGTCGTCGCGGTGCTGCCGCTGCTCTGGCGGCACGCGGAACTGACCGCCGCGCTGAACCGCACCGCGGCGCGCGCCATCGTCACCATGAGCACGGTCGACGGCGTCAGCTATGCCGATCTGGCGATGCATGCGGCCGCGGAAGCCTTCTCGATCCGTCACGTCTGCGGCTTCGGCACCGATCTACCGGAAGGCATGGCTTCGCTCGACGAGGTGCTGGCCCGCCCGCCCGGCACCACGCGCGCCGTGATTCAGGACGGCCGCAAGGCGGCGATGATCTCCTTCGACGTCACGGCCGAAGGCTTTCGCCCGGTGCCGCGGCCGCATTTCAGCCTGATCGCCGGCGGGCTTGCGATGTCGCTGGAAGCCGACATCAGGCCGGGCGCGACCGTGATGGCGGCGTTCACGCCGATGTCGTTCGCAGGGCTCGCCTCCTCGCTCGCGGTGTGGCTGCTCTCCGGCGGCGCGCTGGCGCTGCATCATCCGTTCGAGAACGAGGTGCTGGAGCAGCAGATCAACGAGCATGAATGCGAGGTGCTGATCGCGCCGGCGCAGCTCGCGCTGCGTCTTGGCGATGCCGACCTGGCGGCGCGGATGCCGACCTTGCGCAATGTCATCGGCCTGTGGCGCGCGCCCGAGCAGGTGGCGGCGAGCGATGCCTGGATCGCGCCCCATGCCCCGCTGACCGACGTCTACCTGTTCGGCGAGGCCGGGCTGTTCGGCGCCCGCCGCGGCGAGGACGGTATGCCCGTTGCGGTGATGCCCGGGCCGCACGGCGCCCCGCGCGAGCAATCCGGCTCGTCCATTGCGGGCGAGATCCTGCTGACGCCGAAGGGCACGCTCGGCCTGCGAGGCGCGATGGTGCCGATCGCGGCCTATGCCCCGCCGCAGCCGGTCGGCGACACGCTGATCGCACAGCCGCCGCGCGATTATGTCGACACCGGCTATGCCGCCCGGCTCGACCGTCCGAGCGGCGCGATCTGCATCACCGCGCCCCCCTCCGGCATCATGGCCGTCGGCGGCTACCGCTTCCTCTCCAACGACCTTCAGGAATGGGCTCGCCGGCTCGGCCAGGGCGCCCTGCTCACCGCGCTGCCCGACCGGCTTTCCGGCCACCGGCTGGCCGGACGCGCGCAGGACAATACCCGGGCCCGCGAGGCGCTCAGCGAGCTCGGGCTTAACCCCCTGATGGTCGAAGCTTTTCGCGACCGTTCCGGCCCCGGCTAG